From the genome of Nicotiana tabacum cultivar K326 chromosome 17, ASM71507v2, whole genome shotgun sequence:
TGCTACTACAAGAATTCGACCTGGAAATCCGTGACCGAAAGGGAACAGAGAACCAAGTGGCTAATGACTTGTTTAGGCTTGAAGGAGAAGAGAAGAAGGTTGAGGTGGAAGAGATTATGGAGActttcccggatgaacaactaTTGGCTAAGAGCCTTGAGGTGGCGCCATAGTACGCACacattgcaaactacctggcgAGCGGTATTATCCCCTATGACCTTTCCtatgttcaaaagaaaaagttctttcatgATTTTTGCACGTATTATTGGGACaggatttgtgttgataacatgatccgaGGATGTATCCCCGAGACAgaccaatcttctattttgcaggcttgtcacaTATCCTAATACGGTGGCCATTTCGGGGGAGTAAAGACAGCTGCGAAGGTATTGGAGTCGGGCTTCTACTGTCCTacattgttcaaagatgcacactTTTGGGTGAAGGGTTGTGATGAATTCCAACAAACCGGGAATTCCCGccgacatgagatgcccatgaacccaatttaGGAGGTGGAAGTGTTTAAGGTATGGGGAATCGATTTCATGGGGCCTTTTTGTCAGCTCATATGGTAACAAGTACATACTCGTAGAtgtggactatgtgtcaaaatgggtggGAGTTatggcactccctacaaatgatgcaaaggggGTCATTggttttttgagaaaaaatatattcacccggtttggcactccaagggcaataattagtgatggaggcactcacttctaCAACCGAGCCTTCGCAAAGTTGTTAGAAAAATGTGTCATGCGCCACAAGATTGCCACCCCATATCACCCACAAACGAGTGGGAAAGTGGAAGTTTCGAACAGAGAGATTAAGAGCATTTTGACAAAGATTGAATGCTACAAGAACAGATTGGCCGAGAAAATTAGATAATGCACTCTGGGCATATCATACCGCTTTCAAAACTCCGATCGGCATGTCACCGTATAAATTGGTATTTGGGAAGGCGTGTCACTTACCCATGGACTTGGAGCATAGAGCGTTGTGGGCATTGAGGCAGCTGAATCTCGATATGGAAGCAACGGGTACAAGTAGAGTCACAGAATTGTATGGGCTTGATGAGTTTTGCTAccatgcttttgagagcacaagactatacaaggagagaatgaagatgatGCATGGCAAAAGGATTCTTGAGCGGAGTTTTAAACCTGGAGATGTGGTATTGCTATACAATTCGAGATTGAAGTTGTTTCCGGGCAAGTTGAAGACAAGATGGTCAGGACCATTTTGTATGGTAGAGATGCATTCAACTGGAGCCATCAAGATTACATCGGAAGATGGCTCCCGCAAGTTCAAAGTTAATGGGCAAAGACTAAAACATTATCAAGGCATGTTTGAGGAAGATAAATTGATCTCGACCTTGTACTTGAAAGATCCTTGATAAGGGATAGCCTGAGTCATGCCACGACATTAAgtcaggagcttcttgggaggcaacccatggttTTGTTGTGattcgtcgtgccgcgacgttaaatcaagcgtttATTTGAAGACAACCcaaattttttgtttttctttatttttcgtgTTTGATTTTGAATTGTGGAAGTATCGACATGTTTATGAATGTTGTAGGAATGAGATTGTGCGAATTGGAATGATTCAGGGTAAAGAAATCATGACAAAAGGTCAAAAGTGGctaaaattgaaaagttgaaAAAATGGCCAGCAGTGTTCTCGTCTAAATCCGCACCTCGCGCGAAGGCAGACGCGGCCCAGGCCAGCCAAATGAGCAGAAAACAGTAAAGTGGGGGCATGGCACCCCCACTTCGCGAAtttgtttttttccttcttcttcttcttattattattattattattattattattattattattattattattattattatattattattattattattattattattattattattattattattattattatttcaaacctCTCCCCCAACGTAAATAACCCCCCTCTACTCCCAACCCTCACTTCCCATTTTTGCCTCCCCTCTCGCACCAAGTCCTCCCAATCCCTCATACAAACTGGTAACACCCCCTCTTCTTTTCTGCTCGTTCTTGTCCCCTCCCCCACGTAGCAGACCCCTCTCCTTTCCCTTAGgtttatttcttgtttttctcCTTCTTTCTTATTATGGTTTATTTTGGTGGAGTaagtgaattttgaattttggagcATAGTTTGCTCAAGATTTTGCTGGTTGTTATGCATAGTGAGGTGGGAAACTACAATTCCCACCACCTCACTCAAATTGGGAGGGCAAAACACATGTTACTTGCATTGAAACATGATGGTAAATATTATGCATATAAGGTGTTCGAAAAATTGCCCGAATGAGAATTTTGATAGGTTTTGCAAATTCTGAGTATCAAGACTCATTGTTTTGGTAATATGAACAtctcttaagtgtggggtagcCATTTGGGGGTCTTTGCACTTAAATTGCATTTGTTTTAGAACGAATGTCAACCCGCGACCAACTAAGGTACGACTCGTGCACGATGTGTGCGTCGTCCTACCCACTTGATTTTTAATGATTCTAAGTAACCTTATATCAATGCCATGAAGTTGTCGTAGACACTTATACCCTGGTTGCACACTTACGCTCTCGGGCTAAGTGTAGGGTGCAATATATACCGCTATGACAATATATGCGAGTCTTAGTTTGGGATGTATTGGATTCAAATTTTGAGGCTAGGGTGTTAGAGAGAGTCACACAATTATTTTAATTAGTCTTGGCATGACGTAAAGCTTGAGAAAAAGTATGAATAGTTCTTATGCTATGTTCTAAGCGTTGATATAAACCATTGTCATGGATGTGATGCTTGAGTATGTTTGGAAATGTATTTCTTGCCTATGCGCTTAATTTTattcgctcgaggacgagcaaaagtctaagtgtggggtggtgattaATGGCCAAAAGTGCATGATTTTGAGTGTATTTTCATCTCATTTGTCATGTGAGTTGTGGGAGATTACATGATATTTGAAGTGAATTATACTCATTATGTATTTCTTATTTGTAAGAGTGAGCTTGAATGATAATGGAGCAAAAGATATTAAATTAttgcaaaaaagaagaaaaattgaagGATTGGGAGCTCGTCTATTCTCGTGTGTGGCACGAAAATGGTCGCGAAAAGGAGAAAAGTGAAGGCACAAAACAGCGAAGCGAAGTAAATGCACGGATCGCTTTGCGAAATGGAAGAATTTCAAAAGCTAAATCCGCGTCCATGTGCGTGCAACGCACAAAAGCAGACGTAGATTCCAGCTTCTCCCAACCGAAGTTGGATTGGAAAATTCCGCCCCTTAGCAACCCTAAGTGATATAAATACATCAAAGAATGACTTTTTAAGGGTTACACAGCATCTTTGAAGGAAAGAACAAGCAAGGAGAAAGACGGAAGATTCGGAAACGAgtttttatctttcttcttcccttttctaTTATTGGTGATGAATTCTTATATTGTATTTGTGaaaacaattatgagtagctaaccTCTTtattctagggtttgatggaaactcttggaggatgaattttTATTGCGTTTAATATAAGTTTGCCATTGGAtgttctctacttgttcaactacatgattattgtggttgattgaagggccctcaattgactatacctatttagtatgtattacttggaaaaagggtacatatttaggtagttgttgaacaacatcactcctaacgtgtATGGGGGATCAACACGGAGgatttaaaggtgggattaggaataacgaaacttTTGTGCGATGTTAGTGAGTGGTAAACTAGttccaactagcgtagttcggaagaatacatctagtaaattattgtatttactcggaagagaattacgacacctaaagtgctcacgatcggtagagagtATCTAGGTGAATTTATAGGAGACGTAGCAGGGACGATTCCGATAAGAGGGGAAATCGTAACCCTAGACCTTTCCAATCTTGTCTATAACATTTGCTTTGTTAGTAATAAAATTCCATCTTCTAAATTACTTTGCTTTTAGTTAGTAAACACTCAACTCATTATTCAATATTTCTGGAAGTTGATTACTTGAACTCTTGCGAAACTAGCAGTTGTGATTAGTAGGTTAATTCTCTGTAGTATTCGACTCcagacttgtaaaccggattatatttgcaacgaccgcttagtcctttttataaggcactAGTATTAGCACCCGCGTAGATGCACGAACATTAACCATGTCAagtatttgagttatttggattatatgtaaataatcttaaaatttaaatcttctcgataaatatagattatcattggatattaattaagaaacactacatgaaaaagatTAACCATTTCTCAAATATTCTAGTTATAATTCTATTTTCTCTCGTCGGTGTCATTGGATCATAGaaatagtcaggaagcaaaataataactctaTTTATTACAAAACAATCAAAGGTTGAGACTATGAAGAACTCTTTGGATACGActtgactcttttactactacttgaactcttatttggtgtgttgatatctttcaaaaaatatttctattttaaatttcagtttctaaaactttatttgtcaataataattatttttatactaATGTAAGTGAAAATATTGTCCTTAATTCAAAACATATTTTAACtagctatctaaaaatttaaataattctttAGCAGTGAATTTTGTTTTCCAATAtaactccattttgatatttgacactaaccatattaaatatataatttatttgaattatatttaaatAACCTTAAACTTTAAACCCTCtagataattatagataatcgctagcgattaattaagaaacactataTGAAAAAAGgctaacattttctcaaatcttgTAGTGATAATAGTTTTTTGCACAATTTTCATTGGTGTTAATGGAATCTTAAAATAGTCacgaagcaaaataataactcatatttatggaaAAGAACAAAGGTTGACAAAATATGAACGACTCTTTGGTTACGACATGACTCTTTTACCACGAcctgaactcttatttggtatgctgttatcttttaaaaactatttatattttgaaattctaatttctataactttatatatatatatatatattttaataatgATTATATTTATAATGATgaaagtgaagatattatccttaatttaaaatcactttaatcggctatctaaaaatttaaacaattttgttGCCGGTGAaactttatttcagtatgactccattttgagtttatcgatatctctacccacaaattttaaattttgaataccctatatatacagattttttgttctttgaatcattaaatgttaatttaggatatttttattatataacattGCACATTTTGTCTTAAAACTGCCAAGTAGTTTTTTCTCGACACCATAcatggcttaacctcaatgcaaataACTCAAATTGCAtttgagttcaaatatatatagacTAAATTTACCATATATTATTTCCATTTATttgcttgtcacttggcttaaccacaatgccaaTAGTATGTGGTAACTTTATTCTTTTCTCGACACCAAACTTGGCTTTACCACAATGCAAACTATTTAAATTGCATTTAAATTCAGATTTAAATATCATATCAATTTGTTACTAAtagtgatttttgaaaaatgacacACAATGTAAATTACAAAATTCTTATattattgtaatgacccaaccggtcattttaacttttagaaatatgttccctaaaataaaactccccgaacatgattttattaatttatgactcgcgaggttggttggttcgggatttggaagtgtgtgggttgaaatcggaacacttggttccttaagttagctttaaatggacaaatttgacttcggtcaatattttgagaaaatgaccccggaatcgggatttgacgattccaataggttcgtatgatgattttggacttaggcgtatgtctgaatcaggttttggataacctgggagcgttttgacgcttaatagtgaaaatcaactatttgaaggtttaaaattctttaaatttggtttggagtaggattttgagtaattaaaGTCCATTtagaatttcgagtttgggaatagtttcgtatagtgatttaagacttgcacacaaatttTCGTGTCATTTCAAGTAGTTTAAGTAACTTTctgcgcattggaagtaaattgaagaacttgaaattcttaaatttgaatcaatttggtttagggtataattcttagatttgatgttattttacgcgttccgagagttcgagcgagtccgttttatgatttcaaacttgttggtatgttcgggcggggccccggcggccccgagtgtcaatcggacgaggctcggaccaagttggaagttgggagccaaaaTCGAATCTCCCAACTACagtcagaatcgcacctgcgcttggccagtcgCAGGCGCGGCACTGGCAGTTGCGAGATTTCTTCATAGAAGTGCAAAAGGAATGGGAGgcctgccatcgcaggtgcggaatattgggcgcacctgcgaacgcacAGATACGAGAATTGGCAAGGCGAGTGGAACttgcacctgcgaggattttccaggggtgcggagccgcaggtgcgttccaacctccacaggtgcgaaaggcatgtttggcagaaagcttaaaagaacggGAATTCACCATTTTTGCTCGTTTTCTCTCCacatttgggcgatttcagagcttttgagaggggggtttcaactagcaatttgaaggtaagttaattctacacaccttgagttaaatacatagattataggtagattataactagtaaatcttagaaatcaaagatttagataaaaaatcttgatttttataaaagtgagattttaaccacgaaaatagttatggaattgggtagaaattatatatttaagttcttgagattatgggtaacgttttcatccaaatattttcagaatccgagcacgtgggcccgaggtgaaatttaggaattttaccattttggataaggtaatttatttaatagataaatttcaaATCAtttagcatgtattaattattttgtataatatttggatagttttgaattttcggcgtcgaatcgagaattcaacgcgacgttgtaatcggaaagtggactttgagacgaggtaagtctcttgtctaatcttgtaagggggaaattaccctataaggattaaattgaataattattgctaattacgggggctacgtacgcacgaggtgaccaGAGTCCTTGCGTAgatactattaatgctaaagtctgggtagtttaggactcaaagcatgaattacttgtgtaaattgtattctttgtttaattaatattaattgacatatatgaatacattgtgaattgttagataaagatattaaaggatgaaaatctcatatgcttggttttctattgaaattaattaattttaaaaaaaaattattcttcctcccgaatttatattataataaatatactctccttctggaggtacataagaaaatgtcctccttttttgtggagcgggccgaatgcctcaacatgatagatgcatctatggatcgtgccgcacttccctcggcagtgtacacgattctctggatcaggccgtacatcctcgacagaaatcgtgcttaataataataataatcacacgataccttaatagcttatttcagcttgcgaagccaattgataaatttgagaatttttggaatttaatgaattattattcctgttTGTTAAGGTatttattgttattcctgtaaatgagatttaattgataaattagaaattatttgaattgaaagaatttaattaatatattgagaattgttgcatttgaaggaatttgattatttctgttggttaaataaattattgtaaattctgtaaatcatgctgatatAAATATcgtagttgtatttcaattattattattgactcatAGTGAGTGTTAAAGTCGACCAtatcgtctctaccactttgagattaggcttgatacttattgggtacatgttgtttacgtacttatactacacatgctgcactttttgtgtaggacttgaggcaagtactagtgggggacctatcgtcttacacccatgctatccaggggcatagtggtgagctacctttctgagccattctgcagctactagtgtctctccttgtattttccattctgtctatttttatttcagacagtattgaGGCTTTATATAATCtgctagatgctcatacacttgtgacaccaggtcttggtatacacattggtagaatttgggttttaagttggcttgcctagctgtagtgttgggcgcagTAGTTGTTCTTCAAAATGGATTCCAACTAATGAAGATGTGTGTAAAGTAAGCAAGAAGAGAAGACATGGATTTCATTCAAAAAGTTAAATGACTGATCATATATAGATTCAATCAAGGCAAAACCACAAGCTTTTCAAAAGAATAATAGAAATATGCAGCCAGAAGTTACAAGAGGAATGACACCATAACTTTGTCCTTCCCAGTAAGGAAGGTTGCCACCATGATCAATGACAATATGACGAGTCTCCCCAGGAGGTTTTGGGCCCACAAGCCTCTCAACAGAGACAATTGTCGCTGTGTATGATTCCCTGGGCTTGTAAATATTCAATGGTGGTTCTCTTTCATCTTCAAGTGATAAAGGTGAAACTCAAACTTTGGCTTTGCTAGCTTGTTGCACCGACATGCAAACAATGTGTTGGTTTCTCGATCGTGCTACTTTTAGATCGATAGGCGGCATAGAGATCCATGATGATCTATCACAAAATATTACGCTTGTAGCCTGTAACAATGAAATGCATAATTTTGCTCTTTAGTTGAGACAAATCATTTTCAAACTATTAGTGAACATATAAAACATGTTATTAAATAGATCAAGAATCACATACACAACTAAATAAGTGGATATCAACTGATGGAAGGAGAAACGGGAAGTGTATATGCATTCCTACTtcattttctttcctctcatgCTATAGGAAGGACTTTCGACTcacatgacctataggtgaaattagatcgtgacaacatggtatcagagtactaagttcacgtaggtctcacaagttatgcgCAAGCCtaataaagtcttgcggatcggtatggagatgtatgtacttatctttgagaggctattgggtgttaggaaattacctttcttcatattccattgtGCAGTTGATGTAGTTCTAAATGTCCTTATCTTATTCTCTCtcagatggtgagaacgtgcttgaatgaggttccagaccagggaagagctattctcccagttgctagaggccaaggGAGGGCACCaacccgtggtagagggcgaggacgtcctaGGACTGccccagttatgccgccagtgggtccagtagagaaccccattgttgaggaacaggatgaggtgcctgtggcagagccagctccggtggatttcacatctgcaccaggatttcaggatgtcatgggtcgtatgctacggttcatggataatatgactcaagccggtttatttccggcataCCCAGCCACATcgcaggcgggcgggggagcacataCCCTTACTACGCAGGCTCATGGATAGGTAGCTACTATATATaggacccagggtgcactacccgtgggagGAGCCCAACCAGTGGcggcagctacacctgagcccaggctaGCTGTAGCCGCTGATCCTAAAAAACTATTGgaccgatggactagactacatcctcctatctttgggggtgagagacatgaggatccacaggacttcattgatcgttgcagagACATACttcacaacatgaggatattggagtctcatgggggtagactttgctacttttcagctagagggcagagcccgtatatggtggcagtcttatgttcttggcagaccagcagattctcctcccatgacttgggataggttcactcgtatcttcctggacaaatatattccaccctcccagagggaagagttgcgctTTCAGCTTGAGCAACTCCAACAAGGTCAGATATCAGTGACCGATTGTggggcgaggttttctgaattatctcgccatgcacttatgatactccctactgaggtggagagagtgcgaaggttagtagccggtttacatactgtaATTCatgccactatggctcgagaggttgagatgggtacttcttatgagctagttgtggagatagcccagaGGATTGCGGATGTGCGTCAGCGGAGTCGAGGGCaaattatgagagataagcggttcaggtactttGGAGAGTTAAGAGGTACTccatctgggggcagaggtcagttcgtgtgggggcagtccagcagacccccatttgcagcaccaccacctcctcgggggtactccagtgcgaccttatctcagtgctataccagagagttcttactgcccccagctattcagggtcctccgagtgggtattcaggtctacagggccagactcttagtcTGCAGCCCATCACAccaaagagttgttacgagtgcggggatcccagtcacatgcagaGATTTTTCCCCAGGCTTTGGGGTAGACCAGTATAGCAGGGTCAAcggcctatgcttaccggaccagttgctccaccagtagtccgaccaccaagaggtggaggacaagtgggtaggggccgtcctataggtggaggtcagccaggcggaggccatccagttggtgctccagctcagttctatgcttttccggctagaccagatgtagaggcctcagatactgtgattacaggtattatttctgtttgcggcaaagatgcctcagtattatttgatccaggatccacgtattcatatgtgtcatctctatttgatacattcctgggtgtttctcgcgagtccttgagtactcatgtttaCGTGTCCACTActgtaggcgattctgttattgtgaactggatctaccggtcttgtattattacattatgtggttataaaactagagcagatctcttattgctcgagatgaccgattttgaaattattctaggtatggactggttatctccatatcatgctattctagattgtcatgccaaaactgttaccttggctattccatctttgcctaggttggagtggaagggttcgtcggttagttcatttaatcgagttatttcttttataaaggctcaacacatgttTAAGAAGGGTTGTTTGTCTTATCTAGCCTATATTCGGGATACCACCACaaagactccggctattgattcagtgcctgtagttcaggagttctccgatgtatttccttcagatcttccaggtatgccacctgatcgtgatattgatttctgtattgacttggctccagatactcagcctatatctattccaccgtatcacaTGGCTCCAAAAGAATTTAAATAGTTGAAAGAACATCTTGAAGAGTTACTAGACAAAGGGTTCGTCAGatcgagtgtatcgccttggggtgcaccagtattatttgtgaagaagaaagatggcacaatgcgaatgtgtattgattatcgccaattgaacaaagttactattaagaataagtacccgttaccgcgtattgatgacctatttgaccagttgcagggtgctagggtgttctctaagatccaCTTGAGGTTGgtgtatcatcagttgaagattcgagattcggatgttccgaaaactactttccgtactagatatggtcattatgaatttctggtaatgtctttcggtttaactaatgccccgacaatgtttatggatctgatgaacagggtattcaggtcatatattgattcatttgacattgtcttcattgatgacattttgatctactcgcgcagcaaggaggaacatgagcagcatatgagagtagtgcttcagacattgcgggaacaaaatctatatgctaagttctctaaatgtgagttttggctaaagtctgtagcatttttgggacatattgtatcgggagaaggtattaa
Proteins encoded in this window:
- the LOC142171776 gene encoding uncharacterized protein LOC142171776 — encoded protein: MDLEHRALWALRQLNLDMEATGTSRVTELYGLDEFCYHAFESTRLYKERMKMMHGKRILERSFKPGDVVLLYNSRLKLFPGKLKTRWSGPFCMVEMHSTGAIKITSEDGSRKFKVNGQRLKHYQGMFEEDKLISTLYLKDP